In Longimicrobiales bacterium, the following proteins share a genomic window:
- the tssC gene encoding type VI secretion system contractile sheath large subunit — MAKEQAASEGGGAATEDMSILDRIISEGNMAQDDAQAEHAKNLVGEFANQILSEEITVSSDSAAMINERIARIDELLSDQLNEIMHSPDFQELEGSWRGLSHLISNSETGARLKIRVLAASQKEIQDDLDKAVEFDQSRLFKLLYEEEYGTFGGNPYSCLLADFEFGRHPQDIALLEKLSNVAAAAHAPMIAAASPKMFDLQSYTRLGAPRDLAKVFESSELIKWNSFRATEDSRYVSLVLPHILMRLPYGPDTKPVDGFNFVEEVDGRDHQKYLWGNAAWALGERITNAFSLYGWTAAIRGVEGGGMVEGLPAHTFKTDEGDVALKCPTEIAITDRREKELNDLGFISLCHCQGTDYAAFFGGASAQKPMVYNTPQANANARISAQLPYVMAASRFAHYLKVIMRDKVGSFMTRGNVETFLNRWIADYVLINDDAPQSAKASYPLSEGRVDVVEIAGKPGSYAATVYLKPHFQLEELTASMRLVAELPPPAGG; from the coding sequence ATGGCAAAAGAACAAGCGGCCTCCGAAGGAGGGGGCGCTGCGACCGAGGACATGAGTATCCTCGACCGGATCATTTCCGAGGGCAACATGGCGCAGGACGACGCCCAGGCCGAGCATGCAAAGAATTTGGTCGGTGAGTTCGCCAACCAGATTCTTTCGGAAGAGATCACCGTGTCTTCGGACTCGGCAGCAATGATTAACGAGCGCATTGCTCGAATTGATGAACTCCTGAGCGACCAGCTCAACGAGATCATGCACAGTCCGGATTTCCAAGAACTTGAAGGAAGCTGGCGCGGACTGTCGCACTTGATCTCGAATTCCGAGACGGGCGCACGACTGAAGATCCGTGTCTTGGCTGCCAGCCAGAAGGAAATTCAGGACGACCTCGACAAGGCTGTCGAGTTCGACCAAAGTCGGCTGTTCAAACTCCTCTACGAAGAGGAATACGGCACCTTCGGTGGTAACCCGTACAGCTGCCTCTTGGCCGACTTTGAGTTCGGTCGTCACCCACAGGACATCGCGCTACTCGAGAAGCTCTCGAACGTAGCAGCGGCGGCCCATGCCCCGATGATTGCGGCGGCAAGCCCCAAGATGTTCGACCTCCAGAGCTACACCCGTCTCGGTGCACCTCGCGATCTCGCGAAGGTTTTCGAGAGCTCTGAGTTGATCAAGTGGAACTCGTTCCGTGCAACTGAGGATTCGCGATACGTCTCGCTCGTGCTTCCGCACATCCTCATGCGCCTTCCGTACGGCCCCGACACGAAGCCGGTTGACGGCTTCAACTTCGTCGAGGAAGTCGATGGACGGGACCACCAGAAGTACCTCTGGGGGAACGCAGCATGGGCCCTCGGTGAGCGGATCACCAACGCTTTCTCGCTTTACGGCTGGACAGCGGCAATCCGTGGCGTAGAAGGTGGCGGTATGGTCGAAGGCCTGCCGGCGCACACCTTCAAGACGGACGAAGGTGACGTCGCGCTGAAGTGCCCGACCGAAATCGCGATCACTGATCGTCGTGAGAAAGAGCTGAACGACCTTGGCTTCATCTCACTGTGTCACTGTCAGGGGACCGACTATGCGGCATTCTTCGGTGGCGCATCGGCGCAGAAGCCAATGGTGTACAACACGCCACAGGCCAATGCGAACGCGCGTATCTCGGCACAGCTTCCGTACGTCATGGCAGCCTCCCGCTTCGCACATTATCTGAAGGTAATAATGCGTGATAAGGTTGGAAGCTTCATGACGCGTGGGAATGTCGAGACGTTCCTGAACCGTTGGATCGCCGACTATGTGCTCATCAACGATGATGCACCGCAGTCGGCGAAGGCCTCCTACCCGCTCAGTGAAGGACGTGTAGATGTGGTCGAGATTGCAGGTAAGCCGGGAAGCTACGCGGCTACCGTCTACCTCAAGCCGCACTTCCAGCTTGAGGAACTCACGGCTTCGATGCGACTCGTCGCGGAGCTGCCGCCACCAGCTGGTGGCTGA
- a CDS encoding type VI secretion system tube protein Hcp — protein MDIVLMKVTDVPGQTQLNGYKDHMELFSYSHGIAQHVTANVSNTDRTTGRPMHQDFSVTKDVDKASPSLLQGCNEAKVYKEVLITIARNDSGAVVKLFTYKMEDCIISSIAVGGGGGGKPTESIAINYARIEWTYFAQKEEGGAGGNAVAKWDVSLNKAV, from the coding sequence ATGGACATCGTTCTCATGAAGGTCACGGACGTTCCGGGCCAGACACAACTCAACGGATATAAAGATCACATGGAGCTGTTTAGTTACAGCCATGGGATCGCGCAGCACGTGACGGCCAACGTCTCGAACACGGACCGTACCACCGGCCGTCCGATGCACCAGGACTTCAGCGTGACCAAGGACGTCGATAAGGCGAGCCCGTCACTGCTGCAGGGGTGTAACGAAGCCAAAGTGTACAAAGAGGTTTTGATCACCATTGCCCGTAACGACAGTGGTGCTGTGGTGAAGCTGTTCACGTACAAGATGGAAGACTGCATCATCTCGAGCATCGCAGTGGGCGGCGGCGGCGGCGGTAAGCCGACCGAATCGATCGCGATCAACTACGCGCGTATCGAGTGGACCTATTTCGCCCAGAAGGAAGAGGGTGGAGCAGGCGGAAACGCGGTTGCCAAGTGGGACGTGAGCCTGAACAAGGCCGTATAA
- a CDS encoding Npt1/Npt2 family nucleotide transporter — MFAALAGLIQAGVMVGLTAADTLFLARVGFEKIPYVFIASPFVMVVYVPAFAFLISRFGTPRTMLFTLVALIAGGIGLFAAIPNVAQDDQGIGLIYYAARLYSELWYIALYTLFWNFTDTFFDIQDAKRLFPIFSAGSAAGAMVGGGIVAVVSQVTGLRALYLIWSLIALATLPVVSVIRKRYEVLEEGEYEPELGLIDQLRETAKALSRSRFVLILVCTLFAVVVLSSITEYEYLRIFSGPLNEEELGALLGRLLVFVNIFNLFFSLFLFNRLVLAVGVGTVALIQPLAYLAAFYFLLFQGGAAAAIFAFVAVQGILPSIEFNNQNFLFNAVPTGVKQQVRTAVEGMAEPAATALAGLLLLVLAEGFPFVRVAGIGFLLAGGYLAIAILLRSAYLPSLVENLRRGWLDLSRPASEALGGLGPDEKAHLRTIAAGGDGEMAHCALRLLSINDPDAAFEATLEYLPNTPDEKMATARSFIEALLQQAGPDTTRAFLDWVGQARNTRGPGFLEEMGGHGLIMPSEVKGLIDSHRPGEVAAAVIVLWHSWNPQDRLMASERLVRLLGGSVEEVAAGLRVIGRLEDESLASYAASHLFAESPNIRREAMATLRAVVTPDSAALVPDILRALPGADERSEYNGLEALGRIADPTCITRLLELAADFSPPVRRSVLRVLERMGLRSVPSSVAVFTDPRHRYAARAIAARFLGTAARPQLEVAWPGVIDVELERAYRYREFREGLGASPVSTSGIRVLRHFYRDAQERILDFILEILNIAGRLPSHEMLSSSLRSALPKERANALETVEQGVPRSLFKRLKPLLLGAGSAVANSEERNRKDLISTNAVLDAALVSPFAVEASAAADALWVEEHPEMLTRLRGRLPELHGQIFRETVVKLAADGQEVMTPVDIMDALAAAPFFEALTVADLQNIALRAIVEEVPAGTTLFSGDDPAKSVWVLIEGTGVCDGVPIEPGALLGDGALGILETYGSEVVSQGMTLVRVPTDMIMDLAEASSALGIELIRYASGAYGVGSL; from the coding sequence ATGTTCGCGGCACTCGCGGGACTAATTCAGGCTGGCGTGATGGTGGGCCTGACTGCGGCTGACACACTGTTTTTGGCTCGGGTCGGGTTCGAGAAGATCCCCTACGTGTTCATTGCGAGCCCATTCGTGATGGTCGTATACGTGCCGGCGTTCGCTTTCCTAATCAGTCGGTTCGGCACGCCACGTACGATGCTGTTCACCTTGGTGGCGCTGATTGCTGGCGGGATCGGGCTCTTCGCCGCCATCCCCAACGTCGCTCAGGATGATCAAGGGATCGGCCTGATCTACTATGCAGCCCGGCTCTATTCAGAACTTTGGTATATCGCCCTCTATACGCTGTTCTGGAACTTCACGGACACGTTCTTCGACATTCAGGATGCGAAACGCCTCTTCCCTATCTTCAGTGCAGGGAGTGCCGCCGGGGCGATGGTCGGTGGTGGGATAGTCGCCGTAGTCTCTCAGGTCACCGGCCTGCGGGCGCTCTACTTGATCTGGTCCCTGATCGCGCTGGCAACGCTGCCGGTGGTCTCAGTCATCCGAAAACGGTACGAGGTACTGGAAGAGGGCGAATATGAGCCCGAACTGGGGTTAATCGATCAACTGCGGGAGACCGCAAAAGCGCTGTCACGCTCCCGTTTCGTTCTGATTCTGGTCTGCACGCTCTTTGCCGTCGTCGTGCTGAGCTCGATCACTGAGTACGAGTACTTACGAATCTTTTCCGGGCCACTGAACGAAGAAGAACTGGGTGCGCTGCTCGGCCGGCTTCTGGTGTTCGTCAACATCTTCAATCTCTTCTTCAGCCTCTTCCTCTTCAACCGACTCGTCCTCGCAGTGGGAGTCGGAACGGTCGCGTTGATCCAGCCGCTGGCCTATCTGGCGGCCTTCTACTTTCTACTATTCCAGGGGGGAGCGGCCGCCGCCATTTTCGCCTTCGTGGCCGTGCAGGGGATCCTTCCTTCCATCGAATTCAACAACCAGAATTTCCTCTTCAACGCGGTCCCAACGGGGGTCAAGCAACAGGTCCGCACCGCGGTCGAAGGGATGGCTGAGCCCGCGGCTACGGCCCTGGCCGGCCTGCTTCTGCTCGTGCTCGCCGAGGGGTTCCCATTTGTGCGCGTGGCAGGGATCGGCTTTCTCCTGGCGGGGGGCTACCTCGCGATCGCAATTCTGTTACGCAGTGCCTACCTACCCTCGCTGGTAGAGAACTTGCGACGGGGATGGCTCGACCTTTCGCGTCCCGCTAGCGAAGCACTCGGTGGGCTAGGGCCGGATGAGAAGGCTCATCTCCGAACGATCGCGGCCGGCGGTGACGGGGAGATGGCACACTGTGCACTACGCCTGCTTTCGATCAACGATCCCGATGCCGCGTTCGAAGCCACACTGGAATACTTGCCGAATACGCCCGACGAAAAAATGGCCACCGCCCGGTCGTTCATCGAAGCCTTGCTCCAACAGGCCGGACCCGACACGACCCGAGCCTTCCTGGACTGGGTCGGGCAGGCCAGAAACACGCGCGGGCCGGGATTTTTGGAAGAGATGGGAGGCCATGGACTGATCATGCCCTCTGAGGTGAAAGGGCTCATCGACTCACATCGGCCGGGCGAGGTCGCTGCCGCTGTGATCGTCCTGTGGCACTCATGGAATCCTCAGGATCGCCTGATGGCATCCGAGAGACTTGTCCGCCTTCTCGGCGGTTCGGTGGAAGAAGTCGCAGCCGGCCTTAGGGTGATTGGACGGCTGGAGGACGAGAGTCTGGCCAGCTATGCCGCCTCCCACTTGTTCGCTGAGAGCCCGAACATCCGGCGAGAAGCGATGGCTACTCTGCGCGCCGTCGTCACCCCTGACTCTGCAGCGCTCGTTCCAGACATTCTCAGAGCCTTGCCCGGCGCGGACGAGCGCAGTGAATACAACGGCCTCGAGGCTCTCGGTCGTATTGCCGATCCCACCTGTATCACCCGGCTACTGGAGCTCGCAGCAGATTTTTCGCCGCCTGTCCGCCGGAGTGTCCTGCGGGTGCTGGAACGTATGGGACTCCGAAGCGTGCCTAGCTCGGTCGCCGTCTTCACCGATCCCCGGCATCGCTACGCAGCACGGGCCATCGCGGCGCGCTTCCTTGGCACGGCCGCACGACCCCAACTAGAGGTTGCATGGCCGGGCGTGATCGACGTCGAACTGGAGCGCGCGTACCGGTACCGTGAATTCCGGGAAGGGCTCGGGGCGAGTCCGGTATCGACCTCGGGAATCCGCGTCCTGCGGCACTTCTATCGGGACGCACAGGAGAGAATCCTAGACTTCATCCTAGAGATTCTGAACATCGCCGGTCGCCTGCCATCCCACGAGATGCTCTCATCTTCGCTTCGATCTGCGCTCCCCAAAGAGCGCGCGAACGCACTCGAGACGGTCGAACAAGGGGTCCCCCGTTCGCTCTTCAAACGGCTCAAGCCCCTCCTTTTGGGCGCCGGCAGTGCAGTTGCGAACTCAGAAGAACGGAACCGGAAGGACCTCATCTCAACCAACGCGGTTCTCGATGCGGCGTTGGTCAGCCCCTTCGCCGTGGAGGCTTCGGCTGCCGCCGATGCTTTGTGGGTGGAGGAGCACCCCGAGATGCTCACTCGTCTTAGAGGGCGGCTGCCAGAGCTGCATGGTCAGATCTTCCGTGAGACGGTCGTCAAGCTCGCAGCCGACGGGCAGGAGGTCATGACCCCGGTTGACATCATGGATGCGCTGGCCGCTGCCCCGTTCTTCGAGGCGCTCACGGTCGCAGACCTGCAGAACATCGCTTTGCGGGCGATCGTCGAAGAGGTGCCCGCCGGTACGACTCTATTTTCCGGTGACGACCCAGCGAAAAGCGTCTGGGTGCTGATTGAAGGGACTGGCGTGTGTGACGGTGTGCCTATCGAGCCGGGAGCGCTCCTGGGTGATGGCGCCCTCGGGATTTTGGAGACCTACGGCAGCGAGGTCGTTTCGCAGGGGATGACGTTGGTCCGGGTGCCGACGGACATGATCATGGACCTGGCCGAGGCGAGTTCAGCTCTTGGCATTGAACTGATTCGTTATGCATCAGGAGCGTACGGTGTCGGCTCTCTCTAA
- a CDS encoding methyl-accepting chemotaxis protein, whose product MTAPRRRSLRSLTLAVLIPCLLFSATLSGWITYRDLYGVILNDGFEMKLDVVSTGVAAFVQGTDHKELSRGRILNGVTADPVEAVLWGIESGLGELVEVDMVSGSALRAGPLPFENLAGLAFDVPAGRLIANRPATGELVTFQPGSAEGIPAGRIAAGARDIAMTQDGTTLAAVGPWGLQGYTRQADGTLRQAWTMDVDANSVAISPHTGQLFVLGPEGALSVADTPGAPLVNAGSFSPLDEYTDPGEIRAIQQMTSSPLTDELFGAASQLLALDPTELTADVADFRRGYRDQSGTIYMGYVEPMQRIRSKLDLTYLYTQNLVPGDSIQYILDGTPLGDDHSPIGTREALESDADIRGLTDVVDQGTVYSSGIEDSEDWGLLKSAYAPIFEDGDGITGMVGTDISVSTIQDRTQIALAKVGLVTIVVLFLGGLGSILISLRLTGPLAAVQEGATRVAAGRRGERLAAPRLRDLADLTTSFNEMTQKLTSAVDKLTDETERVESMRRRRHLVHELATRARQGTPLPPGLAASREHGEGDAVMPTRILVTGPRENPLVIAILTDSPDALAALAEREEVAVVSDRIITHDGPDPEVLIEALSRFCTPDETSLLVIQPTSRTAWSVGSLIVSGQMTESGKPSTVSLKPGESIEVPVQSQLDFSLGADLPTGGHPWRLSIEEESV is encoded by the coding sequence ATGACAGCACCACGTCGGCGGAGCCTAAGGAGCCTGACGCTGGCAGTCCTGATCCCCTGCCTCCTCTTCAGCGCGACGCTGTCCGGGTGGATCACGTATCGCGATCTCTACGGCGTCATCCTCAATGACGGCTTCGAGATGAAGCTGGATGTCGTCAGCACGGGCGTCGCCGCATTCGTCCAGGGGACTGACCATAAAGAGCTCAGCCGCGGGAGGATCTTGAATGGCGTCACCGCCGATCCCGTCGAAGCGGTCCTGTGGGGTATCGAGAGCGGGCTGGGCGAGCTGGTCGAAGTCGATATGGTCAGTGGGAGCGCACTCCGTGCTGGGCCGCTCCCGTTCGAAAACCTGGCCGGGCTCGCCTTCGATGTGCCGGCTGGTCGACTCATTGCCAACCGCCCCGCCACCGGAGAGCTGGTGACGTTCCAGCCCGGTTCTGCGGAGGGGATCCCCGCCGGCCGAATAGCGGCCGGAGCTCGCGACATCGCGATGACCCAGGATGGAACCACTCTCGCCGCGGTTGGGCCGTGGGGTCTGCAGGGTTATACCCGCCAGGCGGACGGGACACTTAGACAAGCCTGGACCATGGATGTGGATGCGAACTCCGTGGCAATCTCACCCCACACGGGGCAACTCTTCGTCCTAGGTCCGGAAGGCGCCCTGAGCGTGGCGGACACACCCGGCGCTCCCTTGGTCAACGCCGGCTCGTTCAGCCCGCTCGATGAGTACACGGACCCTGGAGAAATCAGGGCAATCCAGCAGATGACGAGCAGCCCGCTCACGGACGAACTGTTCGGTGCCGCATCCCAACTTCTGGCACTGGATCCGACCGAACTGACGGCCGACGTCGCGGACTTTCGTCGAGGCTATCGGGACCAAAGCGGAACAATCTATATGGGCTATGTCGAGCCCATGCAGAGGATCCGCTCGAAACTCGACCTGACCTATCTGTATACGCAGAACCTCGTCCCCGGGGATTCCATCCAGTACATCCTCGACGGCACCCCACTCGGTGATGACCACTCGCCCATCGGCACACGTGAGGCGCTCGAGTCCGACGCTGACATCCGCGGCCTAACGGACGTCGTGGACCAAGGCACGGTGTACTCGTCGGGGATCGAGGACTCGGAAGATTGGGGCCTGCTCAAGTCGGCATACGCTCCGATCTTCGAAGACGGGGACGGCATCACGGGTATGGTCGGCACCGACATCTCAGTTTCGACCATTCAGGATCGTACGCAGATCGCGCTTGCCAAGGTCGGCCTGGTCACAATCGTCGTGCTCTTCCTAGGAGGACTGGGATCCATCCTGATTTCCCTCCGACTAACGGGGCCTCTGGCAGCCGTTCAAGAAGGGGCGACGCGCGTGGCGGCCGGGCGGCGCGGGGAACGTCTGGCTGCACCTCGGCTGCGCGACCTGGCGGACCTGACCACCTCGTTCAACGAGATGACACAGAAGCTCACTTCGGCAGTCGACAAGCTGACAGACGAGACGGAGCGCGTGGAATCGATGCGCAGACGTCGGCACCTGGTTCACGAATTGGCGACCCGGGCGCGCCAGGGTACTCCCCTGCCCCCCGGCCTGGCCGCGAGTCGCGAGCACGGTGAAGGGGACGCGGTCATGCCCACTAGGATCTTGGTGACTGGCCCCCGGGAGAACCCGCTGGTGATCGCGATACTGACCGATTCTCCGGATGCTCTGGCAGCGCTTGCCGAGCGCGAAGAAGTCGCGGTCGTGAGTGATCGAATCATCACCCATGACGGTCCGGACCCCGAGGTACTGATCGAGGCGCTGAGTCGCTTCTGCACCCCGGACGAGACGTCGCTGCTCGTGATCCAACCCACTTCGCGAACCGCGTGGTCGGTCGGATCGCTCATCGTCAGTGGGCAGATGACAGAGTCGGGAAAGCCGTCCACTGTCAGCCTGAAGCCGGGCGAGAGCATCGAAGTGCCCGTCCAATCACAACTGGATTTCTCACTTGGTGCGGACCTCCCGACCGGAGGTCACCCGTGGCGACTATCGATCGAGGAAGAATCGGTATGA
- the tssF gene encoding type VI secretion system baseplate subunit TssF, producing MADDAREELLQYYQAELTYLREKGADFADQYPKVANRLELSPDESPDPHVERLLEAFAFLTARVQRNLDQQFPEITTALLELLYPHYLAPVPSMTVVQFKPDPEQGILTTGYEVARHTSMYAEAHGAGGLSARFRTCYPVTLWPVEVSYGGMESTNQYDFLDGRGDVVKVIRIRVEADGVPLKDLELDSLRFHFNRDLKAATDLHELVFANLAGVVVLPEGATHPIELGPDDVQEVGYGEDEAVLPYPRHAHPGYRLLQEYFTFPRKYLFMDVKGLRPALKGNHFDILLLLSRAPETDLMVDTDTFALGCTPAANLFPHTSEPIRLDQKKSEYRLVPDAHREGSTEIHTVVSVSSSEDNSDETRRLHPYYSFDHHAAHEKTEAFWVVRRTGTGRRDMPGTQMMLSLVDLEFDARVPAGDTIYAHTLCTNRRLAEQLPAGAKLTTETGAPVQSIVAMNKPTPQLDPSLGGETRWRLVSHLSLNHLSLKGGPDGLAALKEILLLYAQYDSQSAHRQINGIREMHTRPIVERLGHEAWRGFARGTEVRLVLDPSAFPGSSPFLFASVLRHFIALYASLNSFTRTVAEDSRRPGEVWKQWPALAGTKDFL from the coding sequence ATGGCAGACGACGCCCGGGAAGAACTCCTACAGTACTATCAGGCCGAACTCACCTACCTGCGTGAGAAAGGGGCGGACTTTGCTGACCAATACCCCAAGGTCGCCAACCGCCTAGAACTGAGTCCGGACGAAAGTCCTGATCCTCATGTCGAACGGCTCTTGGAGGCTTTCGCCTTCCTAACGGCCCGCGTCCAACGCAACCTCGATCAGCAGTTCCCTGAGATCACAACCGCGCTGCTAGAGCTGCTCTATCCCCACTATCTGGCTCCGGTACCATCGATGACGGTGGTGCAGTTCAAGCCCGACCCAGAACAAGGGATCTTGACCACCGGGTACGAAGTCGCCCGCCACACCTCCATGTATGCCGAAGCGCACGGAGCCGGTGGCCTATCGGCCCGTTTCCGCACGTGTTATCCCGTCACGCTCTGGCCTGTAGAGGTCAGCTACGGAGGAATGGAATCGACCAATCAGTATGATTTCCTGGATGGTCGGGGTGATGTGGTGAAGGTGATCCGGATCCGAGTCGAGGCGGACGGCGTCCCCCTCAAAGATCTCGAGCTCGACTCCCTCCGCTTCCACTTCAATCGTGACCTGAAGGCGGCCACCGACCTCCACGAACTCGTCTTCGCCAACTTGGCCGGGGTAGTCGTGTTACCGGAGGGTGCAACACACCCCATCGAACTCGGGCCGGATGACGTGCAGGAAGTCGGGTACGGGGAAGACGAAGCGGTACTGCCCTACCCTCGCCATGCCCACCCGGGATACAGGCTACTGCAGGAGTACTTCACCTTCCCTCGTAAGTATCTCTTCATGGATGTGAAGGGACTCAGACCAGCGTTGAAGGGGAATCACTTCGACATACTGCTTCTCCTCAGTCGGGCGCCCGAAACCGACCTAATGGTGGATACGGACACGTTCGCGTTGGGTTGTACCCCAGCGGCGAATCTGTTCCCGCACACCAGCGAACCCATTCGGCTCGATCAGAAGAAGTCCGAGTACAGGCTCGTCCCCGATGCCCATCGGGAGGGGAGTACGGAGATTCACACGGTGGTGTCCGTGTCATCCTCTGAAGACAACTCAGATGAGACCCGACGGCTGCATCCCTATTACTCGTTCGATCATCACGCCGCTCACGAAAAGACTGAGGCCTTCTGGGTCGTACGTAGGACGGGAACAGGCCGGCGGGACATGCCGGGTACCCAGATGATGCTCTCGCTCGTGGATCTGGAATTCGATGCTCGGGTTCCGGCAGGCGATACGATTTACGCCCACACTCTATGCACCAATCGCCGACTGGCAGAGCAACTCCCTGCCGGCGCAAAGTTGACCACGGAGACAGGGGCACCTGTCCAGTCCATCGTGGCCATGAACAAACCGACGCCGCAGCTCGACCCATCCCTAGGTGGCGAAACCCGATGGCGGCTCGTCTCACACTTGTCGCTAAACCACCTGTCACTAAAGGGTGGTCCCGACGGGCTGGCCGCACTCAAAGAGATCCTTCTCCTTTACGCTCAGTACGACAGCCAGTCAGCGCATAGACAGATCAACGGGATTCGCGAGATGCACACCCGACCGATCGTCGAGCGACTCGGCCACGAGGCCTGGCGTGGCTTCGCTCGAGGCACTGAAGTCCGTCTGGTGTTAGATCCTTCGGCATTTCCAGGCTCCAGTCCATTCCTATTTGCATCAGTGCTCCGGCATTTCATAGCATTGTACGCTTCACTAAATTCCTTTACCCGCACCGTGGCTGAGGACAGCCGGCGACCTGGTGAAGTTTGGAAACAATGGCCCGCTCTGGCAGGAACCAAAGACTTCCTGTAG
- the tssG gene encoding type VI secretion system baseplate subunit TssG, translating to MARSGRNQRLPVVEELQQAGYAFDFFQAVRLLETMRPEAVPIGTGADPSLEAIRFRSDPTLSFPASEVLDVSLPDGEDDGPAEVLVSFLGLAGSQGPLPQPFTELLLDRLAAGDTATRDFLDIFNHRLVSLLYRAKEKHRVGMRIQSPEKSRVADMGLSLIGMGADALRDRMDVADRSLLFYAGTLSHSRRTAVGLEGLLSDYFAHALQPDPGRPTGRIRVREFIGRWHELGEDQGTVLGMRDGRCVLGVDAVMGGRVWDQQGMIEIVVGPVDFDAFERFLPGGDSLGPLTDMVSWYLRDDLDFAVRLILEREQVPGTVLTTGSTSSRLGLTSWLKTRDFAEDADDVILGWPLGMGTRTHAPSETGARS from the coding sequence ATGGCCCGCTCTGGCAGGAACCAAAGACTTCCTGTAGTCGAAGAACTACAGCAGGCAGGTTACGCATTTGATTTTTTCCAGGCGGTTCGCCTCCTGGAGACGATGCGGCCGGAGGCTGTACCGATCGGTACCGGTGCTGACCCCTCACTTGAGGCGATCCGCTTCCGTTCAGACCCGACCCTCTCCTTCCCTGCGAGTGAAGTTCTTGACGTCAGCCTCCCAGATGGAGAAGACGATGGGCCCGCAGAGGTCCTCGTCAGCTTTCTTGGATTGGCAGGGAGTCAGGGGCCCCTCCCCCAGCCCTTCACCGAGCTGTTGTTGGATCGGCTCGCGGCTGGAGACACCGCCACACGAGACTTCCTAGACATCTTCAATCACCGGCTCGTTTCCCTCCTGTACAGAGCAAAGGAGAAGCATCGAGTCGGAATGAGGATCCAGTCTCCGGAGAAGAGTCGGGTAGCCGATATGGGGCTATCCCTGATCGGAATGGGAGCCGATGCGCTGCGCGATCGAATGGACGTCGCGGATCGCTCACTTCTCTTTTACGCCGGCACGCTCTCCCATAGCCGACGCACCGCTGTCGGCTTGGAAGGACTTCTGTCGGACTATTTCGCCCACGCACTTCAACCCGATCCAGGCCGCCCTACTGGGCGCATAAGGGTCCGGGAGTTCATCGGGCGCTGGCACGAGCTTGGCGAGGACCAAGGAACGGTGCTCGGCATGCGTGACGGACGTTGCGTCCTAGGCGTAGACGCGGTCATGGGCGGTCGCGTCTGGGATCAACAAGGGATGATCGAAATCGTCGTGGGCCCGGTCGATTTCGATGCCTTCGAGCGCTTTCTTCCCGGAGGCGATTCCCTCGGCCCGCTGACCGACATGGTGAGTTGGTACCTTCGCGACGATCTCGATTTCGCGGTACGCCTGATCTTAGAAAGAGAACAGGTTCCGGGCACTGTTTTGACCACTGGCTCCACGTCTTCTCGGTTAGGACTCACCTCCTGGCTCAAGACTCGAGATTTCGCAGAGGACGCGGACGACGTGATCCTGGGCTGGCCCCTCGGCATGGGTACACGCACGCACGCCCCGTCCGAGACCGGAGCACGTTCCTGA
- the tssE gene encoding type VI secretion system baseplate subunit TssE: MFDRLVDFDPTEPVEQQPLRVLDTNGVRESVQRELGRLLNTRSPTQPGELEGRAWTVLDWGLPDYSGWYTRSPPSHLRLSRLIEAAIRAFEPRMVDPKVSVELSDGNNRSLQVWIEGTIRIGTLLEPVSFPLALEARASRR, from the coding sequence TTGTTCGATCGACTCGTCGATTTTGATCCGACCGAGCCGGTCGAACAGCAGCCTCTCCGGGTCCTTGACACCAACGGGGTCCGTGAGTCGGTCCAGAGGGAACTCGGCCGACTCCTCAACACTCGCTCCCCCACCCAGCCTGGCGAGCTGGAAGGCCGTGCCTGGACAGTGTTGGACTGGGGGCTCCCCGATTACTCTGGGTGGTATACGCGCTCACCACCCTCCCACCTGCGACTTTCCCGGCTCATCGAAGCTGCGATTCGCGCCTTCGAACCCCGTATGGTAGACCCGAAGGTCAGCGTTGAACTCTCCGATGGGAACAATCGGTCACTGCAAGTCTGGATCGAAGGGACTATTCGCATCGGCACGCTGCTCGAACCTGTCTCCTTTCCATTGGCACTCGAAGCTCGTGCCTCACGACGATAG